The stretch of DNA TGGATACCCTTCCCTCTACTCCCATCAGTATCCTGgactcccctcccctgcaccccCCACCTGCACCCTGGACTCCCCTCCCCCGCACCCCCCACCTGCACCCTGGACTCCCCTCCCCCGCACCCCCCACCTGCACCCTGGACTCCCCTCCCCCGCACCCCCCACCTGCACCCTGGACTCCCCTCCCCCGCACCCCCCACCTGCACCCTGgactcccctcccctgcaccccCCACCTGCACCCTGgactcccctcccctgcaccccCCCCACCTGCACCCTGgactcccctcccccacactCCCCACCTGCACCCTGGACTCCCCTCCCCCGCACCCCCCACCTGCACCCTGgactcccctcccccacaccccccacctGCACCCTGgactcccctcccctgcaccccCCATCTGCACCCTGGACTCCCCTCCCCCGCACCCCCACCTGCACCCTGGACTCCCCTCCCCCGCACCCCCCACCTGCACCCTggactcccctcccctccccctccccctccacctgCACCCTGGACTCCCCTCTCCCGCACCCCCCACCTGCACCCTGGACTCCCCTCCCCCTCACACTCCACCTGCACCCTGGACTCCACTCCCCTATGGGGCTCACCATGCTAATTGGCCCCATTTGTCTTTTCCACCAGGCCAAGGACACCTTGAGGGCAGGACTGTGGTTTTTCCCTCTTGGCATTCCTAGATCTCAGCCTCGCACACACAGGGCCTGCAAacgtttgttgaattaatgagtgaCGGCAATTTTAATTAGAGTTTCTTTGAGTTTAGGTTGCAGATTAGaatctttaaaaagatattatACCAAATAGTTTTTAATTATGAGTGAATTGCAAACATCGTCAGCTGCATTAATTAGCATGAGAACTGAAATCCTCTTTCAGGACCCTTGGGGTACTCTAAGAGGGAAATCCAATTTGTTACTTGTAAGTCATCTCTTAATCATATAATAGCAGGATATGTGATATTAGCGTCAGCTCTTCCATCTCTCCAGATCTGAGCCAAAGTTGCCATGGGAAGAATTTGGAGCTGCTGTTCTTGAGATCTTGGGTGTGTGGGAGTGGGAGTGAGGGCAGGAAGTGGAGGGGGGCAGGGGGCGGGACaagacacacagtaggtgctcagtaaatgtgtgATGAGTGGGCAGCGGGGGACAGAACAGAAACTGTTGGAGAGAGGTGGGGGAATATGGGCCTGGAGCCATTTCAGAAGACATCCTGTGTGGACGTGTCCTGATGCatgactttattttaatatttttgttttgagatggcgtcttgctctgtcgcctaggctggaatgcagtggcacgatctctgctcactgcaccctccacctcctgggttcaagcgattctcctgctgcagcttcctgagtagctggaattacaggtgcgtgccactacgcccggctaatttttgtatttttagtagagtaggggtttcactatgttggccaagctggtctcaaactcctgacctcaggtgatccgcctgccttggcctcccaaagtactgggattacaggcgtgagcccctgcatccagcctttattttttttgagacagagtctcagtctgtcacccaggctggagtacaggggcatgatcttggctcactgcaacctctgcctcccaggctcaaacagttctctgcctcagtctcctgagtagctgggactacaggtgcccaccaccacgcccagctaatttttgtatttttagtagagatggggtttcaccgtgttggccagtctggtctcaaattcctggcctcaagtgatccactcgcctcgcctcccaaagtgctgggattacaggcataaaccagtGCGCCTGGCCTTGATGCATGACTTTAAAaagtacctgaggctgggtgcggtggctcacacctgtaatcccagcactttgggaggccgaggcgggtggatcacgaggtcaggagatcgagaccatcctggctaacatggtgaaaccccgtctctactaaaaaatacaaaaaattagctgggcgaggtggcgggcgcctgtagtcccagctacttgggaggctgaggcaggagaatgatgtgaacctgggaggcggagcttgcagtgagccgagattgcgccactgcactccagcctgggcaacagagcgagactcagtctcaaaaaaaaaaaaaaaaaaggacctgaaAGGTTAGAGCATATTAGCATATTAAGAGCAGATTAGTTTGGGCCATGACACGTGTCACTGTCATAGACAAACGACACAAGCAAGACATGCTGACCAAAACTGGTTCACGTTTGCAGAACAGGGTTCTGTTTCTCCCTCTGCGGGGTCTGATGGCTCCAGTGCGCCCATTTCCCCAGACTGTGGGAGACACTGTGCAGAACCTGAGCATCAACAGTCCCCGCCGCACAAGCCCCACAGGCGCAGACAGCGCAGGTGTGGATGGAGTGGTGCATCTCCAAGACAGGAGCCTGCTGGCCGCCTGTCTTGGAGATGAACTTTTGCTCCTCAGCAATTTGGAGATGCTCAGGCATGGGATGTGTGATGAAAGGGGAGGTGTCAGCCAGCcagattttattttcagctttacTTGTGACGTTCACTTCTCTCCCGGATCCTCCGTAATGAGCCAGACAGCAGCTGCCTGGCAGCCCCGCATGCAGCCTCCCGGGCACACGGGCCTCCTCCTGTCCAAACGGAGCTTTGAGTCTTTGCTTCAATCTTCTTACTCACTGGTTTCCAAATAGGCGTCCAGCTCATTAGCCTCAGGGAGAGGGAGTTGAGGGGGCCGCTCACAAAGGCCTCAGAAGAGGAACCAGAGCCAAGGTCAGGATGGAGGGCTTGTCTTCAGCAGAACCCAATGTGAGGTGAGAGTTTTTGTTCTAGTCTTTGAATACTGGAAACGAATCTCACCAtctggaggtggcaggggagagaggcctgaaagaaataaattaaaatactcaACTGCAGAAAAACCTCGAAGCTGCAATCAAGACAAAAGCAAGGATGCTAACCCACACTTTCTCTGTTGGCTAAAACTGAGCGTTTCACGGGGAGGACTGCGTCGTCTTTCTCTCAGGTTTGTTCCACGAGAGCCTCTAGTTAATCATCTAAAATGACCCTTCTAATGTCATGCCGAATCAGTCTCTTGAAATTTAGGACTGGAattttttcagcaaatatttaactagaaaaacaaaatctcgGCTTTTCTGTTCTCAGCAGTTTCGATGCAAGTTGCAAATTAATAGACGTCTGGGCCAATATTTGATCTTTTCCCCCAAAGAAAATGATTTGCTCACCATTCACTAAATTGGAGGGAGGCGTCCCTGGAAGTAACAAGGATGATCTCCTTGTTCTTGGAGGGGGGCTTCGGTAGTGTTTGGAGACCTCAGGCAGCAGCCGGACCTCCCCAGCACCTGTGAGGGGAGGTGAGGGTCCCTGTGAGGGCTCACTCCAGCATCTCTGATGGCCACAGGGTCTCTGGGGCAGAACCCCCATGCCCAGACAAAACAGGTGCTGCAGTGAGTGGGCCAGGTAGCCCTCATGGTATGTGAGTGCAGCTGGCCCTTGCCAGGCTGTCCTGGGCTGCCCCCAGCTCTAACTTGAGGCACTAACCCTACCAGGGGTCAGTGGCTTAATATAGCCTCTCCGTGGTATTTGCATTTCAAAAGAGGTCTCTGTGAAATTATTCTCGAAGGGATTTCAGGGCCCCTGAGTGGGGACATATTTCAGGGCTAGGAGGGGTGGCTCCTCCAAGTTCCCGGCAGATGCTGCAGCCTACATTTCTGGGGAGGGCTGGGCCCGAAGCAGCTGCCgccaggggctgggctgggctggtggaAGGAGGGACTCTGTCCCCTGCAGGACCCTCCCAGTGGTCTTGCTTGGGACTGAGCAGCTGGGGCTGGTGGGCCCTGTGGATGCCAGGTTTACTGGTGCCCAGTTCAGACCTCGGGCCCGTCCCCACCGTCATAACGGCTCTCCCCAGCAGCTCCCCTTCTCTTGCCCTGTACCCTTGGATTTCTGGGCGGAAGGCCTGGGGCGCTCCTCCCTACAGGTGAGTCTGAGAGCCGGGGCGGAGCGTGGGAGCCCGTGGGAGCCTGGGAACGTTCTGTGCTTGGTGGAATTGACAGTTGTGCTCCTTTACCTGGAGGCAAGGGATGTGGCATCTGAGCCTGTCAGTGCCAGTGCCTTTGTTGTTACACCTTTGCTCTTAAATAGGTACAAATTATTGGTATTAGAAAGCCTTACAGCTCCATATCCTCATTAAGCCTCTgcagttaataattatttttctctcctgaaAGTGTTGGTGTGAAAGAGCTGAGTAGACACATGGAGACTGCAGGCCTCACTCTACCTTGGCAGGAAGATGGCGACCTGCATCCCCAACAGACAGCTGTGTGTCCTGGGCACAGTTCCTGAGCCTCTCTGGGCCCCACGTCCCTTGTCACTGGGGTAGCAGAAtctgctctgcctccctgggtagTTGGAGAGGCAATAGCAGATAATGAGAGCAAAGACTTGCGTAGCTCTTGCAATCCTCAGGGGACTCCAGGAGGCAGGAAATCCAATCACCCGgctttactgatgaggaaaccaaagcacatagaggttaagggacttgcccaaggtcacagaggaaGTGGGTGGCAGAGTGGGATTGTCAGGGAAAGCACCTTGAATGGAAAACCTGTgggctgccactgcactccggcctgggtgacagagcgagactctgtctcaaaaaaaaaaaaaaaagtcaggaagagCATGTTTCCATAAAGAGGGTGTGCTCAACTGTGAGGACTGCACCCTAGACACCCAGTGAGGCGGGTCTCACAGTTTGTGGCTTATGTTAATTAATGTCTcatcattaatttattaataaggttctttttaaagttcttgtTTTTAATGTAATCAAAATCATACTTTTTTCCCTTTATGATAGTGTTTTGTGTGTCGTGTTTAAGAATTGCTTATCTATCTCAAGATCATAAACATGATTTTGAATGATCTTTGCTAAAATAGGCTTTGCCTTTCCTGTTTAAGTCCTTAGTTCACCTGGAATTGATGTTTGTGCttggtgtgaggtagggatccagtttcacttTGTCCATTATGTAGACAGCTGAGTGGCTTGGGACCATGTGTGGGAATGCTCCTCTTTCCCAGTTGCCAGCTttgttgtgtgtgcgtgtggaCCTGTTTCTGGGCTCCATCTTCTGTCCATCAGTCTGTTGGTCTGCTCCATGCCAGCACTCCCTTGTCTACAGGCTATAAGTCTTGGCATCAGATAGAGCTTGTTCCCCTCCCCTGTTCTCCAGGGATGCCTTGGCTCTTCTTGACCTGTTGGTCTTCTGTAGAGATTAGAGAATCATCTCGTGAGTTCCCTATGAAGGACCCtgtagataattttcttttttttttgaggtgggattttgttctttcacccaggctggagtatagtgtgcaagctcagctcactgcaacctttgcctcctgggttcaagtgattctcgtgcctcagcctttcgagtagctgagtttacaggcgtGTGCAATCCCACTCTGCCACCCACttcctctgtgaccttgggcaagtcacttaacctctgtgtgctttggtttcctcatcagtaaaactGGGTGATTGGATTTTCTGCCTCCTAGAGTCCCCTGAGGATTGTAAGAGCTACGCAAGTCTTTGCTCTCATTATCTGCTATTGCCTCTCCAActacccagggaggcagagcagaTTCTGCTCTGGCTTGTGGCCCTTCCTCTATCTTCAGGGGCCAGCAGCATAGAATCCCCTGACTTCCTCTGTCCCCATAAGCTCTTTCTCCCACTCTTCCTCCCTCGTCTGCTTTTAAGGATCCTGTGGCCacactgggcccacccagatCCTCCAGGATACTCTCTTGGGTTAAGGTTGCTGGTGAGCCGCTGAGCCCCTGTGCCATGTGGCATGACGCAGTCACAGCTTCTGGGGCTTGAGACATGGAGCTCTTCTTGGGAAGTAAGGGGGAGACATTATTTTGTCTACCACACGTGGCCATGGCCAAGATTTATATAAGTCAACCGGGTACAatagctcatgtctataatcccagcacttcgggaggctgaggctggtggatcacctgagctcaggagttcgagaacagcctgtccaacatggcgaaaccccgtctctactaaaaatacaaaaattagccaggcgtggtggcacatgcctgtaatcccagctactcgggaggctgaggcaggagaatcgcttgaacccgggaggcagaggttacagtgagctgagatcatgccactgcatgggcaacagagtgagactctgtttcaaaaaaaaaaaaaaagatttataaaagtCCAAATAACTGGGGCAGCACAGGGTCGTCACTGCAGAGCTGCAGCAGCTGCGGGTACAGGAGGCGGTGGAGTCCATGGTGAAGAGTCTGGAGAGAGAGAACATCTGGCAGATGCATTGTCTCATGTTCCCGTGCAGCACCAGCTGTTGTGAGGACAGTCAGGCCTCCATGCAGCAGGTGCACCAGTGCATGGAGCTCCGCCATGTGCCTCTGGCTGAAGCCCAGGCTTTGGTCACCAGTGAGTTGGAGAAGTTCCAGGACCACCTGGTCCAGTGCACCACGCATTGCAATGACAAAGCCAAAGATTCAATAGATGCTGGGAGTAAGGAGCTTCAGGTGAAGCAGAAGCTGGACGGTGGTGTGACCAAGTGTGTGGATGACCACAGGCACCTCATCCCAACTATGACCGAGAAGATGAAGGAGGCTCTCTCATCCATTGGGAAATAAAAGTCTTTGCCAGTGGCCATCGGGGCTGAGggcaataatatattttttataaggaATTGggaattttagtctttttttttttttttttttttttttttgagacatggtcttgttctttcacccaggctggaaggctggagtgcagtggcacgatctcagctcactgcaac from Nomascus leucogenys isolate Asia chromosome 7b, Asia_NLE_v1, whole genome shotgun sequence encodes:
- the LOC105739997 gene encoding protein FAM136A-like; this translates as MGVFLAESELPPGAGPGLWGFSLACAESSLGCGFKPCSRRTVPLSSLARTPRCTLYGTTVASCAHSLATVGDTVQNLSINSPRRTSPTGADSAELQQLRVQEAVESMVKSLERENIWQMHCLMFPCSTSCCEDSQASMQQVHQCMELRHVPLAEAQALVTSELEKFQDHLVQCTTHCNDKAKDSIDAGSKELQVKQKLDGGVTKCVDDHRHLIPTMTEKMKEALSSIGK